GACCCTGAGCTACAGATGTGCACGTGCTAGGGTGCATCAAAAGGCTGCTCCTCCAGATGTGGTACCATTGCTGTGGTGCACTGTGAGGAGAGAAGATCCTGTCTGTAAATCGGGGCACAGGCTGAATAAGCTTTCTGAGTCGGAGCAGCAGAACTTGGTAAGGGGTCAGTCATTTCCCCAAATGTTAACGAAGCTGTCTTGGCACTGGAGTGAGGTTCATTCGGCCTCACTGGTTCTAAGGAACAAGTGAGTGGGCTCACATTGTGTGAGCTGAGTGTCTGGGAAGGAAGTggattctgcactgctgctgcactCCAGAGCCATGCTGGCCCTACGGGCAGTGCTGCTGTGGGACTTCCTGCCCTGGCCTGGGAGAGACCTTGGACCTGCCTCTGTAGCTCCTAGCCACCCTCCAGTCTGGCTCAGTTTGGCTAGAACCTCTCCCCGGCTTAAACAAACCGGTTTGGTTGTTTAAGTCCCTCTCCTGATTTGTACCCCAGTGGGAGCCGCTGCGCCCGCCCCCCCCGCATCCCATTCCCTGCACCTCTCCCTCAGGAGTTTGTTTCCTTGATCTTCCCTGCCAATGCTGGTATGGCTCGAGAAAAGACCCTGTGACTCACTATTGCTTGTCAGGGACGATCACATCCTTCCTTCTGCACGGCTTTGGAATGGCACTACACTGAGGATTTGCTTGTATTCTGGTGTCCGGGTCTAGCTTGGTGGAACAGCACCCCCTTCTGTTGGGCACTGTCTCCTTGCTTAGAAAATGCCTAATACTTCGGACAGGTTGGCTACATGCTTAGAAGCACATGCCAATTCTAACAGGTGCAGCGAATGCCAGGGTGCCGTTGTGCTGTCTCACCTCGGGGAAGACACCTCTCCACACACCTGGAGCAGCATCTCCTAGTCCCCAGCTGCATGAAACGAGAGAGACTGGGGaagaggtaatatctgttattggaccaactcctgttagtgagagagacaagctttcaagctacacagcactctcttcctcaggtctgggaaaggtactcaatgtcacagctaaataaaaggaggaacagattgtttagcataagtattaacacatttcaaggaaaaaaaaaggagtacttgtggcaccttagagactaacaaatttattagtctaaggtgccacaagtactccttttctttttgcgaatacagactaacacggctgctactctgaaacatttcaaggAGCCATTCTAGGTGAAATGGCCTGTTAACAGCCCTCCAGTCATGGAGGGGGGAGGCGGAGAAAGCTGCAGGGGGAGACTGTTGTAatataagccataaatccagtggttctattcagtccatgatttttagtgtctagcaaagttatgaatttaagctccctgGCTCATATTTTGCCAGGTGTTGGTGCAGGTTTCCATTGAGAGTGAGGACAGACTGGTGAGACAGtgactgctttgtgaaaagtgttcacccacaggtgacagggtgtttcttttatcattttttttcagtgagagCTCATTGGAGAGCATTGTGttgtctgatttcacccacaCATTTGTTCCTGTGGCATTAAGTGCCCTAGATGGGATACACCCCGTGTTGTGATGGGCATGTGTAGGaccagggatcttgaaaggtgtgtcaTAGGTGATGCTGATCATCAGCAGTGGagctatgtctgcaggttttgcatctgttctggtagggtctggtgctgctttgagttggtgagtcctggtctgtggggagctggcttctgatgatgagcttggagagttttgggggagttgtttgaaggccagaagaggggattcaagaaagatttctttgagtggggtccccattgagtatggatGATAATTCTTTGATACcctgtggggtggtaggtgacaacttgATGGGTCCTGGAGAGCACAGAGAAGTGTTACTTTACCGAGTTCCAGTGCCTCCCTTCCCCCTTGGGAACCATCTCATGAGATCCTGTTCAGGAAGGAAGTGGACTCCCTACTGCAACTTGCAGCAGTGGAAGAAGTGCCCATAGAGTTCCCAGGCTGTGGGTTCTACTTTCACAGTTTCTTGGCTCAAAAGAAGAGTGGGGAGCGTCCCATCTTGCATCTTCAACACAACAAGTTTGTCAATTTGGGTTCAAGAAGGTGAAACTGGCATCTAATTCCTAGGCTGGATCCTCAAGACTGGATCCAAGCTCTCGACTTACAGGGTGCGTACTTCCATATTGTGATGCACCCCTCAGATTATTCGTGGGGAATTCTCTCTGCCAATACAGAGTGCTTCCCCTCGGCCTCTCCATGACCCCGGGGTGTTTGCCAAGTGCCAGGTGGTCATGGCTGCACACATTGGAAGGCAAGGAACTCGGGCCTCTCCAGGAACCACACCCCACAGGAGTGTTCCAGGACTGAGGGCCCTTCAGCTGGCACGTGTAGGCATTCTGCCAGTTCTTCAGTGTGCCACAGGACAAGAACTCACTGCCAATGCCATGATGTGCTATAGCAACACGCCTGGGGGGGCTCCCGTGCCACCACTGTGTCAGGAGGCAACTCACCACTGGTGCAGCAATCAACAAGGCTCAGAAGTAGCTCTTCACTTCCTCAATCTGCAGAACACCCTAGCAAAACACCTTAGCCAGCACCACCAAGTCACGCTAGGATCCGTTCTCCATGGACACCCTGCTGTAACCCTGCGGCACACCCCACCTGACCGAGGAGTGGCACAGGTTCTGCTCTGTCAGGCCAGTTGATCCCGCTCTCCATCGGATCCCTTTCTCATTCCATGGGGCCTGAGGTGCATATACGCCCACCCTGCTGTTCCCCTGGTACCGAGACTCCATGGGAAGATCAAACAAGACCCATCCCTAGTGATTCTGGCAGCCACAACATGGCCCAGGCAGTTTTGGTACGTCAACCTCGTGAACCAGTCCACATGACCTCCTGTCAGGCAGACTCTTGCAGTCTGAGGCAAAAGGCCTGGCCCTACACCCAGACCCTGTTTCCAGCTCACAGCTGGAAGGACTCCAGTAAGCTCACCTTTGCTGCACAGTGGAAAAGGTTCTGTAGCTGAGCTGTAGAGAATTGGCTTCTCCCCTTTCTGAAGCCCCACTCACTGCTATCCTCAACTACCTGCTTGCCTCTCAGAGCGCACCAGACTCCGCTCACCCACCTCTGGTGGAAGGCCACAGTCTCCTGCCACCTAACCATAGCCAGGATCCTCAAGACGCTTATTTATGGCTTCCCACACACCAGGCCCCATCTTCCTTGGGAGGGGGCTCCAAATCTGATAACCGCTTTGGCAGCACTGTCCCACAGTCATTAGTCCAGCAGATGCCGAGCACCCCCTGCAGGAAATGGGTCCCTGCATGTGAGTCGCCAGAGGTGGGATATGTGTGGACAATCACTCAAAGACCAGTTACTTGCCCTATGGTAATGGGTTGGCTGAGATGTGTCTACTTGGGTTCCTTCCCCTACTGCAGAGGCCTTGCCAATCTGGGTCCTGTTTAGCAAAGAAACTGAGGAGCAGTTGCAGCCACCTGGCCCCTTAACCTTCAGTTATGGGGTGCTGGAGGGCAACTCGGGTGCAGGCAGAGGCCCAAGGGACACTGCTACGCAAGAAGATTCTGGTCTCGGAAACCTGGGGCACATGTGGgtgacacatctcgaagaaccaggCGTGCTGTAGGGCAGGGAACTGTTTTCTCAAGACTCGATGAGGAAGGTTTAGGAGAGCTGAGCAAGGGCTTGTATTAGTGCCGTTTTATATATCGGGCTGGTTGGGGGTTACAACCGCAATGAGCGGAAGAGAGGGTTGATTGAGTATCTGACATGTCTGTTTCCCAGCCTACCTGATGGGGTTGGCCTCTCTTGCTGGCTGGCTCTTTTCTGTCTCTAGctgtctcctcctctccctgggaTCTGACGCTTTCTCCCTGCTTTGTTTGGCATTCTCCCTCTTTAACTACTTCTCAGTCACCGTCACCTGCAGCCTGAATCCCTAAGAAATGCTGCTGCAGAATGGTAACGAAtctgaattcaaagcaaaacacCCCCAAAGGTGTCTCATCTGCCCCACATCTTTCCCTTGCAGCAGAGTCCCTGTATTTCACCATCCCAGGTTCCTGCACTTGCATATGGCAGTCATGAAATTACTAGCTAGCGGCTTCCTTTGGTGTTTTTCAGCTGGTAAGTGCTGTGTATGGCTGACTGCTTGAAGAAggttcctgtccctgttctgatGATGAAGTGTATGTAAGCAAAGCAAGGGTGCTGGATAACTAGTGCCATATGTTGTCAAACTTCCATAAAACTCTTTGCTGTCTCTGGTGACATTCATCTGCAGCTTACTTGCCTTGGTCCAAATTTCAGCCTCACAGCTGCTCCAGAGACTAGCAGAGCACGTACGTCTCCGATGGCAGACTTTGGGTCCTGGGTTCGTGAAAGCTCTCTGAGGAGCTTCAGTCCTCTGACCATACATGTGCAGACCCTTGACCCGATGTAGGGAGGAGAGGTGCTGCATGTTCAACTCGGAAGCTAGTTTAGAGAGAGCTCTGGGACCATGGCCCTCCAAGCACACAGGCACCCCCCTGGATAGtcaaaatgtactttttaaacaGTCTGTTGAACCTTCTGTATTAGTTTGAAGGCAGCTGAATTCCTGAGTGGTGGTTTTTAGTTAAATGTtgggaagaaaagagaaacaaatacgtccggggtggggatggggggcaatGAAAGAAGATGGATGCACTTGAAACTAAAAAGTGTAAATCCCATCCGAGTGGGTTGGTCCAGTTGTGAGCCTCTCTCCTGCTCCGAACACTTCCTCCTCCCTGGCTGTGGAGCTGGATTCCACACTTCTCTCTAGTGGTCACAGAACAGCACAAGCAACAGCAGTGTCCAGCAGGAAAAGAGATGCACCTGCTTCTGCTCCTAGGctgcagtgggaacaggatcGGGCCCTACACAGTGTCACATTCGGGGCTATGGCCTCTAGCAAGATGAACTTGAGACTGGGCTGTATCTCTGGCAGACTTGGGACTGTACTTGTAGAATGCTGCTGTGTTCCCTGCGGCTCTTTGGAAAGAGACTCCTCTCGTGTGATTTCTGCATTGCACCACACCCAGAATTTCACCCCGTAGTTTCTGCACTGAGCCCATCACTCCTGGCTGAGCAAGAGCACCGTTTTAGAAAGGCATCAGTCTGGATTTAAAGCCTTTGTGCTGGAAAATCCACCAGGTCCTTAGGGAAGTGGCTCCAGTGGCTAATTCCTCTCACTGCTTAAAAAGCAGCACCTTATTTCTAGACTgagtttgtctagtttcagctcccagccatgggattttgttctgccttttcctgctcgattaaagagccctctgctatcagaaatctcctCCCTACATAGGCATTAAAGATCCTGAGCAAGGCACCTCTTAGCCTTCTCTGGGATACATGAGGCTGAGTTTCTTCACTCTCAATGTACGGaagttttccagacctcagattGTTCTCGACACTCtcttctgagccctctccaaGTGTGAATGCCAGAACTGGAGCCTGTATCTAGTGATGGGCTCACTAACTGGCAGGCAGAGGTAACACCAGCTTCCTGCTCTTCCTTAATACTCCTCTGCATATTCAAGCATCCAAGTACCTGTTTTGCCCTCTTAGCTGCAGCATTGCATTGAGCGCTCATGTTCACTTGGTTCTCCCGTTACTCCTCACTCCTTCTCTGTGTCCCTGCATTCCAGGATATGGCCTCCCATCTTATAAGCATGACCTCTAGTCTTTGGGCCGAGACCGTATGAATTTGAATGACTGTTAAAATGTAGGTTGCTCAAATGAGCCccatttaccaagcaatccaggtcAGCTTGCATAACTGGCCTCTCCCTGTCATCATTTACCACTCACTCATTTTTATGTCCTCTGCAGGTTTGACAAACAGTAACTGTAGAATTTCTTCCGTCTCTCGGATAAAGACAGACTGGTGCTGAGCTGGGAGCGGATCTTAACAGGGCCCCACTAGAAACTTCAATATTTAAATTTTTAGATCTAATTTCTTATCAGGTGGGACCAAGCCAATATACGTTATGTCAGCAATGTCCCTTTTATCACCCAAACTGTAACCTCCTTAAAAATGGTAGTTTGAGACCCTGTTTTCCAGTAAAAACCCCGGGAACTGGCATGGATTATCCTGCCATGATGTAATTCTTTGACTGCCCTCTGTATCAGCCTTTCCATGAGTGTGCTCAGAACTGACGTTGGCTGGCTGGCCTGTCGTTAGCCATGGCAGCCATTTGACCTTCTTTGGAATATTGGCACATCAGCTTTTTTCCCAGTCCTCTAGAATTTGCCCAATGTTCCCAGATTCTTTACAAATCCCCCCAGGCGATTCAGAAAGCCCCTGGGCCAGTTCTTTTCCCAGGAAGTCTGGAGGTCAGGGCATGGATAAGGGGTCAGAAGTTCTGGGTTCAGTGCCAGGCCTTGCCACAGATACCCTGTGtgagcttaaagaaaaggagtatttgtggcaccttagagactaacaaatttatttgagcataagcttttgtgagctacagctcacttcatcggatgcattccttagTGAGCTTAGTGTCTCTGGGCCTCGGAGGTCCCCTCTGTATGAtgtggctcacagccctgccctgcctgcaggggCATTGGGAGCATACCTACTTGGGAAGAGATCAGACACTTCAGTACAGGGACCGTGTGAGTTTGGATCCtttcaagggtagtgactttatGGCCCACTGGGTGCTGCCTTGCTGTATCTCAGCCACTTGTACCCTTAGAAGTACCCTGTCTTTATTTTACTAATTTCAGAAGCACTTCTGGTTATTGTAATTAGCTCTATGACCCACTCTTTGTTGTCTGTTCAGTAATTTATCAATCTGCAGCCTGCACAGGCCCTGGATGTGCAGCTGAGAGGAAGGAAACcagagaaaatataaataaatgaactCCCTTAAAACAAGGCACACTTATTGCTGGGGAACTCTGGACCAAGGGAGGGGGGCAGTTAATGAAGGCCAAAGGGAAAAGGGAGCCTGGAGGTGGAGTGGGCTGCAAGGAAACAGAGGCTGAAAAGCTAGAGAGCAGAGACTTCATCTGCCACTGAGCAAGAGAGGCAGCAGCATCCTGGGCTGGCTTGGCTCCTGTACGGAGTGTCCTGCCTGGGAACATGGCACAGTGCTTGGCTGAGCCTGCCCATCTTCACCAGCTCCTCAGGCCCCCAGGGGAGGAACATGCAGGGGAACCTAAACAGAAAATCCCCCCAATATGTTCTGCTTGGGCCTGGTCAGGCTAGAACACCAGGCACTGGGGCACTTCCCAGTGCTTCCCCCAAAGAGGGTTTGGGCCGAGTCCCTTTGGCTCCCTGGCCCTTGCAGTATCATGTTCCCCTCGCCCTGCCTTGTGGGAGAAAGGGACCTCAGGCAGCTCACAAACGGTTCACACGTTAGCTTTCTTGACCCTTTCTTGAAACCTGCCCTGGGGGTTTtacagggatttggggaagctGGGGGTTTACAGCATCTCAGATGATGGCTTGGTTCAGaatttctctcccaccccaccacaggAGACCCAGCACTCAGACAGCTACATCTGGCTGAGCTGGCACAGAACATGAATGAAAGGTCGCATTGGAGTTCGAGAGAGACCCAAAGGACTCGGCTTGTCCCCGGGACTGCTCCCTCTTGGGTCTACATTCTAACGCAGGGTTTGATTTTTCCGAGGGGCTCAGCGCCACAGTTCCCAGGGGCTTCATCTGGAGTGGAGCGCTCGGCACCTCTGAACATCAGGCCCAGGTGTtccaagttgggcacccagaatcagTGGTCACTCTTGATAATGCTGATCCTTGTCCCGGAGCAGCAATCAGGGCGTGGCTGCTAGCCAGCACCTCTGTGCTGCCACCCACAATGACAGCAGACTGGGTCCCTGCCTGGGCTTGTGGGGTGGGATGCAGCTCTGACAAAGGCTAACGAGCCCTTCTCTCTCATTCCTGCAGCGATGACAGCCTAGCCGTGGGGTGAGATGGAACGCTTCACCGACTCTGGAACTCAAACAGATGCGGTGGTGGTGCTGTCCCTGGCACAGGCCGCTGTCTTGGGCTTGGTGTCCGAGAACGAGCTCTTTGGCGCAACCATCAGCCCCGGAGGCTTCTTTCCAGGGCTAGGAAATGAGCTCGCAGACACTGCCACAGTGGAACCAGAGGATCCGGAAAGCACTTACAGGCTGGAGAAGGAAGGCTGTGTCCCAGCTGAGGCACCGGAGGaagaggggctggaggcagagactCCATTTGAAAAACATACCCGGAGGAGGAAGCGGCCCCCGGTGAGGCTGGTGCCCAAGGTCAAGTATGAAAACCCTGCAAGTGCGGACGAGGAGGTGCTGTACGAAGTGTCTGTCCCTGGCGACAGCAAGGAGGAGATGCCGAGCAGCCACCCGCCCAGCCTCGAGGAGTCTGGCTGTGAGAAGACCGTGCAGAGCAGTGCCATGAAGATGATTGATCTCAGTGCTTTCAGCAGGAAGCCCCGGCGCTTGCGGCATCTGCGCAGACACGCGCAGCAGGACGAGGGCCTGGGGAGTTACGAGCACAGCTGTCCAGACCCCATCCAGGTCGGTTACACTGAGGCTAGCATGGGCGGGGCTCCAGCAAGCACGGGGCCAGAGGCCCTTGGGAGTGAGTGCAGCTTCGAGGCGAATGCTGCATCTCTGGAGGCACCCATGCCGGAATCGCCAGAGCAGGGGAAGAGTGAGCAGGGCTTTACGTGGCAGGAGCCAGCAGATTTTGACGCAGACGCATCTGGAGTCAACACTGAACGCAACAAAAAGGCCCAGCTGGACCGGCTGGACATAAACGTTCAGATCGACGACTCCTACCTGGTGGAGGCGGGGGACCGCCAGAAGCGCTGGCAGTGCCGCATGTGCGAGAAATCCTACACCTCCAAGTACAACCTGGTGACACACATCCTGGGCCATAACGGCATCAAGCCCCACTCCTGCCCGCACTGCAGCAAGCTCTTCAAGCAGCCCAGCCACCTGCAGACGCACCTCCTGACGCACCAGGGCACGCGGCCGCACAAGTGCGATGTGTGCAGCAAAGCCTTCACGCAGACCAGCCACCTGAAGAGACACATGCTGCTGCACAGTGACATCAAGCCGTACAGCTGCCACTTCTGTGGACGGGGCTTCGCCTACCCCAGCGAGCTGAAGGCCCATGAGGTGAAGCATGAGAACGGGCGCTGCCACGTGTGCGTGGAGTGTGG
Above is a window of Dermochelys coriacea isolate rDerCor1 chromosome 10, rDerCor1.pri.v4, whole genome shotgun sequence DNA encoding:
- the ZNF710 gene encoding zinc finger protein 710 — its product is MERFTDSGTQTDAVVVLSLAQAAVLGLVSENELFGATISPGGFFPGLGNELADTATVEPEDPESTYRLEKEGCVPAEAPEEEGLEAETPFEKHTRRRKRPPVRLVPKVKYENPASADEEVLYEVSVPGDSKEEMPSSHPPSLEESGCEKTVQSSAMKMIDLSAFSRKPRRLRHLRRHAQQDEGLGSYEHSCPDPIQVGYTEASMGGAPASTGPEALGSECSFEANAASLEAPMPESPEQGKSEQGFTWQEPADFDADASGVNTERNKKAQLDRLDINVQIDDSYLVEAGDRQKRWQCRMCEKSYTSKYNLVTHILGHNGIKPHSCPHCSKLFKQPSHLQTHLLTHQGTRPHKCDVCSKAFTQTSHLKRHMLLHSDIKPYSCHFCGRGFAYPSELKAHEVKHENGRCHVCVECGLDFSTLTQLKRHLSTHQGPTLYQCLECSKSFHYRSQLQNHMLKHQNVRPFVCTECGMEFSQIHHLKQHSLTHKGVKEFKCEVCGREFTLQANMKRHMLIHTSVRPYQCHICFKTFVQKQTLKTHMIVHSPVKPFKCKVCGKSFNRMYNLLGHMHLHAGSKPFKCPYCSSKFNLKGNLSRHMKVKHGVMDISLDSQDPMMELTGAEHAELDPQQEMEEYDENTYDYAGVGNPPDENALTEQAMKEMAYYNML